A part of Podarcis muralis chromosome 13, rPodMur119.hap1.1, whole genome shotgun sequence genomic DNA contains:
- the LOC114583264 gene encoding vomeronasal type-2 receptor 26-like, which produces MIPKNFQHVLAFIFAMQEINKHAKFFSNITLGSTFYENAFNPLLTCWNTLALLFMGQRNPPNYHCNGEDRLIAVVGGLTSQNSIEMANILNTYKIPQLSYGSLDPGLSDQRRFPSFFQMVPNEEAQYGGIVWLLRKFGWNWIGLLVSDDDSGETFLRTLRPRLFQNNLCISWTLVIPLVTVFLPYELLQEKLRPIMYVLTRQQMNVILVYGDSQSLEGLRLILVSFEILSMYPVERVWITTAQWDFTAVLVGGNFPSISFNGTLSFTLHSNPVPGFQDFLQTINPWQPNLYFIQQFWASAFLCSFPVHNLIDTTQGPCTGREKLEKLTGPVFEMEMSSQSYTIYNAVHAIAHALHSMYSSRTKLKVLGEKWRQQKVQPWQLHSFLKNIHFNNSAGEEISLDEKGQQAGGYDLLNLVTYPNESFQRVRVGRVDPQAPPGKEFTVDGSAIAWNPKFKQMLPISTCVESCHPGQSMFPQQGKQICCYDCVQCPKGRISVQKDADQCEKCPDDHYPNAFQDQCIPKKISYLSYEEPLGAMLASLALLLSLVTVVVMGTFGLHWNTPIVKANNWDITCTLLSSLLLCFLCSFLFIGRPTKVTCVLRQTVFGIVFSIAVACVLAKTLTVVLAFMVTKPGNSLRKWLGKRLAGSLIAFCSLIQAGICLGWLASSPPFPEFDLHSQDGQIIVQCNEGSDVMFHFILGYMGLLAIVSFSVAFFARKLPDTFNEAKLITFSMLVFCSVWLSFVPTYLSTKGKYMVAVEIFSILASTAGLLGCIFLPKIYIIILRPEMNSKERLVRKKDDHS; this is translated from the exons ATGATCCCAAAAAACTTCCAGCATGTTCTTGCCTTCATCTTTGCCATGCAAGAGATCAACAAGCATGCCAAATTCTTCTCCAACATCACACTGGGATCAACATTTTATGAGAATGCTTTTAATCCTTTGCTAACTTGTTGGAACACTCTTGCTCTTCTTTTCATGGGACAACGAAATCCCCCCAATTACCACTGTAATGGGGAAGATAGATTAATTGCCGTCGTTGGAGGGCTCACCTCCCAAAACTCCATTGAGATGGCCAATATATTAAACacctacaagattccacag CTCAGCTATGGCTCCTTGGATCCAGGGCTGAGTGACCAAAGGcgcttcccttccttcttccaaaTGGTCCCCAATGAAGAAGCTCAGTATGGTGGCATTGTCTGGCTACTCAGGAAGTTTGGGTGGAACTGGATTGGCCTCCTTGTTTCAGATGATGACAGTGGAGAAACCTTCCTTCGTACTCTCAGACCAAGGCTTTTCCAAAATAATCTTTGCATTTCTTGGACACTGGTGATCCCACTAGTGACAGTATTTTTACCTTATGAGCTACTTCAAGAAAAATTGAGACCAATCATGTATGTTCTCACACGGCAGCAAATGAATGTGATTCTTGTCTATGGAGACAGTCAGTCTCTAGAGGGTTTGAGACTGATTTTAGTCTCCTTTGAGATTTTGTCTATGTACCCAGTGGAGAGGGTCTGGATTACAACAGCTCAATGGGATTTCACTGCAGTGCTGGTTGGAGGCAATTTTCCTTCCATATCCTTCAATGGCACTTTGTCATTTACACTCCATTCAAATCCAGTTCCTGGGTTTCAGGACTTTCTACAGACCATAAATCCATGGCAGCCAAATCTTTATTTCATCCAGCAGTTCTGGGCCAGTGCATTTCTCTGTTCATTCCCAGTTCACAATCTAATTGACACAACTCAGGGACCCTGCACTGGGAGGGAGAAGCTGGAGAAACTCACTGGACCCGTGTTTGAAATGGAAATGTCCAGCCAGAGCTACACCATCTACAATGCCGTCCATGCAATAGCACATGCTCTCCATAGCATGTATTCCTCAAGAACCAAACTGAAAGTACTGGGTGAGAAATGGAGACAGCAGAAAGTTCAGCCCTGGCAG CTCCACTCCTTTCTGAAGAACATCCacttcaacaacagtgctggggaaGAAATCTCTTTGGATGAGAAGGGGCAGCAGGCAGGTGGCTATGATCTCCTCAACTTGGTCACATATCCCAATGAGTCCTTCCAGAGAGTCCGAGTGGGGAGGGTGGACCCTCAGGCCCCCCCAGGAAAAGAGTTCACAGTGGATGGAAGTGCCATCGCATGGAATCCCAAGTTCAAGCAG ATGCTGCCCATTTCCACCTGTGTTGAGAGCTGCCACCCTGGACAGAGTATGTTTCCCCAGCAGGGAAAGCAAATCTGTTGCTATGATTGTGTTCAGTGCCCTAAAGGGAGGATTTCAGTCCAGAAGG ATGCAGATCAATGTGAGAAATGCCCAGATGATCACTACCCAAATGCCTTTCAGGACCAATGTATTCCGAAAAAAATAAGCTACCTATCCTATGAGGAGCCCTTGGGGGCAATGCTGGCCTCCTTGGCTCTCCTGCTTTCTCTGGTCACAGTTGTTGTGATGGGGACCTTCGGTCTGCACTGgaacactcccattgtcaaagccaacaactggGACATCACCTGCACCTTGCTctcttctctgcttctctgctttCTCTGCTCCTTCTTATTCATTGGCAGGCctacaaaggtgacctgtgtcttGAGGCAAACCGTCTTTGGCATCGTCTTCTCCATTGCTGTTGCTTGTGTGTTAGCCAAAACCCTCACTGTGGTTCTGGCATTCATGGTGACCAAGCCTGGGAACAGCCTGAGGAAATGGCTTGGGAAGAGGCTGGCAGGATCCCTTATCGCCTTCTGTTCTCTCATTCAAGCTGGCATCTGTCTTGGGTGGCTGgcatcctctcccccattcccagagtttGACCTGCACTCCCAGGATGGGCAGATCATAGTGCAGTGCAATGAAGGCTCCGACGTCATGTTCCACTTTATTCTCGGCTACATGGGTCTTTTGGCCATTGTGAGCTTCTCTGTGGCTTTCTTTGCCAGGAAGTTGCCTGAtactttcaatgaagccaagttgattaccttcagcatgctggtcttctgcagtgtttggctgtcctttgtcCCCActtatctgagcaccaaagggaaatacatggtggctgtggagatcttctccatcttggcctctacTGCTGGCTTACTGGGTTGCATCTTCCTCCCCAAAATCTACATCATTATACTTAGACCTGAGATGAACAGTAAAGAGAGATTAGTAAGGAAGAAGGATGACCATAGTTGA